Proteins found in one Ischnura elegans chromosome 11, ioIscEleg1.1, whole genome shotgun sequence genomic segment:
- the LOC124167995 gene encoding uncharacterized protein LOC124167995, whose product MASRVSFGGQEVDLQRVIDDFADKLEQLGAENERLRAVVARGEGQEVASPARAKFTLLNSIEPFHGRPGDDVDAYLERVQQVASLSGWSDGETLAAARLRLGGEAAVYERTRSECKTAATYSAWKNIILDRYRSKKTARFYRELLAVIHMEPKEDIEEFADRVRRINARTAEIGGTPERMEAMRYEADQRALDAFLRGLSGELGRLCRLAMPESFDAAVATAVRIREAERTPRNPSPSRRAFQVTARECYNCGRTGHFARERRSQRRGKCYSCGVEGHFARECRKGSSSRAANLNGKGVDRPAGADPW is encoded by the coding sequence ATGGCGAGTCGGGTTAGTTTCGGCGGGCAAGAGGTGGACCTCCAACGGGTGATCGACGACTTTGCAGACAAACTTGAGCAGCTGGGTGCTGAGAACGAGCGTTTGAGAGCCGTCGTCGCCAGGGGAGAAGGGCAGGAGGTCGCTTCACCCGCGAGGGCAAAATTCACCCTCCTAAATTCCATAGAACCCTTCCATGGTCGCCCCGGCGATGACGTCGATGCCTACCTCGAGCGAGTCCAGCAGGTGGCGTCCCTGAGCGGATGGAGCGATGGGGAAACGCTCGCCGCCGCGCGGCTACGTCTGGGTGGGGAAGCCGCGGTGTACGAGCGCACGAGATCAGAATGTAAGACGGCGGCCACTTACTCGGCGTGGAAGAATATCATTCTCGACCGCTATCGCTCGAAGAAGACCGCTCGTTTCTACCGAGAGCTCCTAGCAGTCATTCACATGGAGCCGAAGGAGGACATCGAAGAGTTCGCGGATCGAGTCAGGCGGATCAACGCGCGGACGGCGGAAATCGGCGGAACTCCGGAGCGGATGGAGGCAATGAGATACGAGGCTGATCAGCGAGCCTTGGATGCCTTCTTGAGAGGCCTTTCGGGCGAATTGGGCAGGCTATGCCGACTCGCTATGCCCGAGAGTTTCGACGCCGCCGTCGCGACGGCAGTGAGAATCCGGGAGGCTGAGAGGACGCCGCGTAATCCATCGCCCAGTCGTCGAGCGTTCCAGGTGACGGCTCGTGAGTGCTACAATTGCGGGCGCACTGGCCATTTCGCCCGTGAGCGTCGCAGCCAACGCCGTGGGAAGTGCTACAGCTGCGGCGTGGAGGGCCATTTTGCTCGTGAGTGCAGGAAGGGGTCATCGAGCCGGGCGGCCAATTTAAACGGCAAAGGGGTCGACCGTCCCGCCGGCGCCGACCCCTGGTAA